From Canis lupus baileyi chromosome 16, mCanLup2.hap1, whole genome shotgun sequence, a single genomic window includes:
- the LOC140607436 gene encoding olfactory receptor 1D2, which produces MDESNQTIVSEFLLLGLSESPEQQRVQFWMFLSMYLVTVVGNVLIILAISFDPRLHTPMYFFLANLSFTDLFFVTNTIPKMLVSLQSQNKAISYAGCLTQLYFLVSLVALDNLILATMAYDRYVAICRPLHYTTAMSPGLCILLLALCWALSALYGLTHTLLMTRVTFCGSRKIHYIFCEMYVLLRLACSNTQVNHTVLIATGSFIFLAPLGFMIMSYVWIVRAILRIPSASSKYKAFSTCASHLAVVSLFYGTLCMVYLQPLHTYSMKDSVATVMYAVVTPMMNPFIYSLRNKDMHGALGRLFLGKAFQRLT; this is translated from the coding sequence atggatgaaagcaaCCAGACTATAGTCTCTGAGTTCCTGCTCCTGGGGCTCTCTGAGAGTCCTGAGCAGCAGCGGGTCCAGTTCTGGATGTTCCTGTCCATGTACCTGGTCACAGTGGTAGGAAATGTGCTCATCATCCTGGCCATCAGCTTTGATCCCCGCCTGCACactcccatgtacttcttcctggcCAACCTCTCCTTCACTGACCTCTTCTTCGTCACCAATACAATACCCAAGATGCTGGTGAGCCTCCAGTCTCAGAACAAAGCCATCTCCTATGCAGGGTGTCTGACACAGCTTTACTTCCTGGTCTCCTTGGTGGCCCTGGACAACCTCATCCTGGCCACAATGGcatatgaccgctatgtggccatctgccgCCCCCTCCACTACACCACAGCCATGAGCCCTGGACTCTGTATTTTGCTCCTCGCCTTGTGTTGGGCACTTTCTGCCCTCTATGGCCTCACCCACACCCTCCTAATGACCAGAGTGACATTCTGTGGATCCCGGAAGATCCACTACATCTTCTGTGAGATGTATGTCCTGCTGAGGCTTGCATGCTCCAACACCCAAGTAAATCATACAGTGCTGATTGCTACAGGATCTTTCATCTTCCTCGCCCCACTAGGGTTCATGATAATGTCCTATGTCTGGATTGTCAGAGCCATCCTCCGAATACCCTCAGCCTCTAGCAAGTACAAAGccttctccacctgtgcctcccaTTTGGCTGTAGTCTCCCTCTTCTATGGGACACTTTGTATGGTATATCTGCAGCCTCTCCACACCTACTCCATGAAGGACTCAGTAGCCACAGTGATGTATGCTGTGGTGACCCCCATGATGAACCCTTTCATCTACAGCCTGAGAAACAAGGACATGCATGGGGCTCTGGGAAGACTGTTCCTAGGGAAAGCCTTCCAGAGGTTGACATGA